Proteins from a genomic interval of Crassostrea angulata isolate pt1a10 chromosome 7, ASM2561291v2, whole genome shotgun sequence:
- the LOC128156174 gene encoding porphobilinogen deaminase-like: METKSVVKVGSRKSQLALIQTNTIINQLKKLNPNLSFEVISMQTTGDKVLDAALSKIGEKNLFTRELELALEKKEVDFVVHSLKDLPTALPEGLLIGCIYKRDSPYDAVVMHPSNAGKKLEDLPEGSVIGTSSLRRAAQLARKFPHFKFENIRGNLNTRFRKLDEDNKYSAIILAEAGLHRMGWPDRISQVLDKDTCMYAVSQGAMAVECRNSDPFTLSLLSQIHHPETVIQCVAERAFLKKLEGGCSVPVSAFSEVKDGKLSLTGGVFSIDGKQGRIEYACDSLPESIEEKEKPTVSPNGPREFAGIVGSEKVSIATLEVAQRVGLQVAELLLNTEAKEILANAKAETAAAVIAEKQRKDAEKMKNEAEKPQANGIS; this comes from the exons ATGGAAACTAAAAGTGTTGTAAAAGTCGGTTCTCGCAAGAGTCAG CTTGCATTGATTCAAACCAATACTATTATCAACCAGCTGAAAAAACTCAACCCAAACCTTTCATTTGAAGTCA TTTCTATGCAGACAACTGGAGATAAAGTGTTGGATGCTGCATTATCAAAG ATAGGGGAGAAAAACCTGTTTACACGAGAGCTAGAGCTTGCATTGGAGAAGAAAGAGGTGGACTTTGTGGTCCACTCCCTGAAGGACCTCCCCACAGCCTTACCGGAGGGGCTGCTCATTGGCTGTATCTACAA gAGAGACAGTCCTTATGATGCAGTGGTGATGCATCCATCAAATGCTGGAAAGAAGCTTGAAGACTTACCAGAAGGAAG tGTAATTGGAACAAGTTCTTTGAGACGAGCTGCACAGCTAGCAAGGAAGTTCCCACacttcaaatttgaaaatatc AGAGGAAATCTGAACACAAGGTTCAGGAAGCTGGATGAGGACAATAAATACTCGGCCATTATTCTAGCAGAAGCTGGCTTGCATCGGATGGGATGGCCGGATAGAATCTCTCAG GTTTTGGACAAGGATACCTGTATGTATGCTGTCTCTCAGGGGGCCATGGCAGTAGAATGTAGGAACAGCGACCCCTTCACCCTCAGCCTCCTCTCCCAGATCCACCACCCAGAAACCGTGATTCAGTGTGTGGCAGAAAGGGCCTTCCTAAAGAAACTG GAGGGTGGGTGCAGTGTGCCAGTCTCCGCCTTCTCGGAAGTTAAAGATGGAAAG tTATCCCTGACTGGTGGGGTTTTCAGCATTGACGGAAAACAAGGCAGGATAGAGTATGCGTGCGACAGTCTTCCGGAGTCCATTGAAGAGAAGGAAAAG CCAACTGTGTCTCCAAATGGACCAAGAGAGTTTGCTGGCATCGTAGGCAGTGAAAAGGTTTCTATAGCAACCCTAGAGGTAGCTCAAAGAGTAGGACTTCAGGTAGCAGAACTTTTATTGAATACAGAGGCCAAAGAAATTCTTGCCAATGCCAAAGCAGAAACTGCAGCTGCTGTCATTGCAGAGAAACAGAGAAAAGAcgctgaaaaaatgaaaaacgaagcaGAGAAACCCCAAGCCAATGGAATTAGCTAG